From Cervus elaphus chromosome 10, mCerEla1.1, whole genome shotgun sequence:
TGATTGTCTCCTTGTATGACCTACCGTGTAATCTACTTGATATTTGTTCTTCAAATagatccactttttaaaaacttgcatACATCTATTTTAAAGGGAACTTCCTATTCCTATAAGAAACTGTGTCCTAAATAATAACGataaccaatatttattgagtgctgggcttcactggtggctcagatggttgagaatctgcctgcaatgcaggagacctgggtttgattcctgggttggaaagatcccctggagaaggggatagcagtccactccagtattcttgcctggagaattccatggacagagaagcctggtggggtaaAGTCTGTGGGTTCACAGAGCCGGCCACGACGGAGCGACTGGCACTTTCACTGAACTAAATACTTGATGAATATTTAATCTTCATCAGAATTTCTATGAGGTAGGAACTTCTATCCATCTCCGTTTTACAGAGGAagctctgaggctcagagagtttagataacttgcctaaggtcatacAGCTGGAAAGGACAAGATTTGAACCCCGGCAGTCTGACAACAGAATCTTCACTTCTGATGTTAGtatatgttaaaataaataactatggaaatgaaaaatgacCATGTTCCACTCAACATCGCCTTTAACTCCCACTGACCTGTGAAGATGAATTCTAAATCCTGACATGGCATTCTGCATCTTCACTGCTCTTCTTCCAGCGTGTCCACTATGCCCCAGCCACACCATCCACTTTCCCACCCGTGAGCCTTCGAGCCCGTTACTTAATTAATGTGTCCGTTCTGTCCTTTAGCGCTTGCTGGTGTCTTTCCTGGCCAGGCAGGCAGACCGAGGGTCTCCTTCTTCTGCGACCGCCAAGCCCAGGAGTGGTCCTCTCACAAGCTCTTCTCAGACTGCTTTGTAACTTTCCATGGCTATCTTTCTCACTGAACTGTGGGCTCCTGGTGTCAGGGTTTGTGTCTGATTAATTTCTCTATTTCCAGGGCCCAGTTCAGAGTCTGGTCCAGGATGAAATATGACTATTATTAGATATTGCTTGTTATTCTTATGTATTAATAGCAACAGATAGCCTATCTTTAGCATTTATTATGCACCAGGAAGAGGGTTAAAGCCCTTCCCGATATCTTGTCATTTGATCCTGTAACAAGCCAGCAGGGTAATCATTAGCCGAGGACATTATGCAGAGAGGCAGATTGCCCAGGACCTTGCTGtcctgtgctcagtcgctcagtcatatccaactctttgcgaccccatggactgtagcccgccaggctcctctgtccatggggatttttcaggcacaaatactggagtgggttgccatctcctccgtCCAACCACGGAGCCTACTGTCATCACCGCTATGGTAAATGGCCTTACAGAGAGCGGCAGTGATGGAGAGCCCCCTGTTCGCCCCCAGGTAGGGCTGACACACCgactctccctctcctctgcctttcctgcCCTGCCAGACTCCATCAGCAGCTATGAAGCCCAGATCACGTCTCTGAAGCAggagcggcagcagcagcagcaggactgtGAGGAGAAGGAGCGGGAGCTGGGGCGCCTGAAGCAGCTGCTGTCTCGGGCTCACCCCCTGGACTCCTTGGAGAAGCAGATGGAAAAGGTTGGGGTTGGGATAGCCTACCCGCCCCCTCTCCAGGGACTTGGGAAGATATTGAGGCAGCCAAAGGTGACCTTGGGGCACAGGGTTTTTTGATGTCCCACTGCCACGTCACTGGGAGCAGGGCACCCAGAAATAATTCTAGGTACTAACCCTGTACTCAGCACAGGAAAAttgggacttctgtggtggtccagtggttaagactccttgctttcactgcaggggccacagattcattccctgcttggggaactaagatccagcatgctgtgtggcatgactcagaaaaattaagaaaagtcaTGTGTGGGGGGCGGCTAACATTTAAGGATGCCTCTTATGCACTAGGTACTGTGGACAGACTCAGTCTCCCCAGTCTTTCCCCTGAAAGACAGGTCCATTAgatccatttaacagatgagtaaGGTGAGGCTCAAAGAAGTGTAGTCATTCTCGACAGGTTATACGCATAAAAAGGAGCAGAtctgggactttcttggtggtccagaggttaagaatcctcctcctgccaatgcaggggacacggatttaatccctggtcccggaagattccatatgctgcggagcaactaagcccgtatgcTACAGTTACTGAAACCCaagagccctagagcccatgctccacaatgagagaacccaccacaatgagaagtccatgcaccacagctggaaagtagcccctgctcgctgcaactggagaaagcccacgcacagcaaggaagacccagcacagtcaaaaaaacaagaagaaaggagCAGATCTGGGATTTTAAAATCTAGGCAGTCTACTTCCAAAGCTTTGTTCTTAGTTTCTATGGTATATCATCACTTCAATTCCTGCTATCATAAACAATCATAGGAAACACATATTACCGAACTCTTCACCTTTCAGGGCAAGTTCACATCTCCCCCTCATTTGAGCCTCACAGCtgccctgtgaggtaggtacttACCTCACATTATACGTGAGGAATGTGAGGCTCACCGTATACATGAGGCTCAGGGAGATGGAGTAAGTCTCCTGGTGAGAAGGACAAAGATCTAAACAGGAGCCCAAGAAAGGAAGGCTTTCAACCTACAATTTGCCTGCAGAGGCTGCCACTATACTTGCATTCCAAGTGTTCCTCAGGGAGTGGTTCGCGGGGTAGTGAAGGAGAAGGTTCTGCTAAATTAAATCTGCCAGGTATGGTGAAAAGAGGCACAGGCCCAGAGTCAGGAAGTTCCGATCCTGGCCCTGCATCCAGCCATCATTCATCCACTGTGTGGGCATCTGCAGGGCATGTACTGCAGGGCTTGAGATGGGATCGGAGGTGTTTTGTTTGGGCCACACAGGCTTACCCTACCTGTTGGCAGTGTTCACGTAAGAGATTTGGAGGATTATACTGAACTTGTCTGAGATGGGTTTTTGAGTTACTCAAGAGGCAGGAATTGTATGAATTGGAAGAGGATGGATGACTGGCCAATTTCTGCCTTGGACAGCTGGGTGGATAGCAGGGTCATTGTTGTTGACCTAGTGCTACAAGAGGAGAAATGGCAGTGTGAGTCAGTTTAGATTGGCTgttcaaggacagaagagcctgtctaACACCGAAGTTGAGGTGTCCAGAGGCTGTTGACTGTGCAAGTTCAACAGAATCCCAGACCTGAAAAGAGCAAAAAAGAAGAGGCCAGCAATATGGCAGTGATGGAAGTGTGGGAAGACACATCAGGTAGGACAAAGTTTGAAAACTCAAATCAACAGTGGCTTAAATAaggtaaaaatttatttttcttgggctttcctgatgactcaggAAAGTTGGTAACTCagtcagttggtaaacaatccacctgcaatgcagagaccccggttcgattcctatgtcaggaagatctgctggagaaggcataggctacacactccagtattctcacctggagaattccattaattatatagtccatgggatcacagagtcagacatgactttcacttttcacttttatttttattagagttcAGAAGTAGACATTCTAGGACTGATGTGGCAGCTCAACAAGTTGTTAGGAACCCAGGCTCCTCCTATGTTGCTGTTTTGCCATAGGTAGCATACTGCCTCATGGTCCAGGATGACTGCTTGAGCACCAGCCATCACGTTTGCATTCTAGCCagccagaaggaggaggaggaggagtaaaGAAAATACACCCTTTCCCCTTGAGGGATTGACCTGGAAGTTACACCCAGCATGTCTGCCTACATCTCATTAGCTGAAACTTAGTCATATGACCATGCTTAGTTATAGGGAAGCTGAGAAATGTAGATGGTATTCTAGGATTCAGGTCATTAGCCCAGCTAAAAATGTGAGGCTCTATGATTAAAAAAAGGGACACATGATATTGGGGGAGATAGGTATGTCACTCTACAAGTGGGCAACAGGAAGGCAGTTGTGACTTTAGCCACCTACCATGTGACCTGGGGGAAGCCTCGTAAGCTCTCCAAGcctctgtgtttctctttctaaaaTGGGGGTGATAGCATGTACCTGGGAGGATTAGAAGAGCTGATGTGCTTGGAGGGAAAGCTCTGAACAGGCCTGAGGCTCCTGCAGTCAGGAGGACTACCTGTCACTACCCAacgccccttccccttccccaggccCACGAGGACTCGGAGAAGCTGCGGGAGATCGTGCTGCCCATGGAGCAGGAGATCGAGGAGCTGAAGGCGAAACTGCTGAGGGCCGAGGAGCTGATCCAAGAGATCCAGGTGAGGGGGTGGCCAGGGGGCGCTGAGGGAGGCAGGGGCGCTGCGGGACCCCGGCCCCTCAGCCTCTTCCCTGCCCCCTCACCCTAGAGACGGCCCCGGCATCCCCCTTCCCTGCACGGCTCCACGGAGTTGCTCCTGTCCCGGGACCCATCTCCCCCGCTGGAGCCTCTTGAGGAGCTGAGTGAGGACGGGGGCCCAGCGGCCGAGGCCTTTGCCCACAACTGTGACGACAGCGCCTCcatctcctccttctccctcgGCGTGGGGGCCAGCGGCAGCgcctccctgccccgcagccGCCAGGGCCTGAGCCCTGAGCAGGAGGAGACAGCCTCTCTGGTGTCCACGGGCACCCTGGTCCCCGAAGGCATCTACCTGCCCCCTCCTGGTTACCAACTGGTCCCAGACAACCAGTGGGAGCAGCTGCAGTTGGAGGTGAGTGGAGAGGGCAGGGCAGTCTGCCACCACACAcgcatccatccatctatctctcCCTTCAAGTCCTTGCTGAGCTCCTTCTCTGTCCCAGCCCTGagctagagccaggcatcctgcaGTGAAGAAGAAAACTCCTACCCTCTTGGAGCTTCCTCTCGTGAGGGAGCCAGGCCCAGACATGCACATGGGCCCATGAGGAAGAGTGTCACAGGGTGAGACTCTCACCACAAAACTTAACAGGGTTGtggggggacttccttggcggtccagtggttaagacttcaccttccaatgcaggggctgtaggttcgatccctagtcacagagctgagatcccatatgccttgcagCTAAAAACCCAGAACACGGAAACAACAGAAGTAACAttgaacaaattcaataaagactctaaaaatgatcaacatacaaaaaaaaaaaaatcttttaaaaaaaataggattaTGGGGTGGAGACTGGCAGGCAGGAGATCTTCCTAGCTGGCACGAGAGGTGCTTTTTGAGGATCGGAGACCAAAGGAACTCCAGGTTCCAAGGACCAGAGGATGGACATACCATGGTGTGTCTGAGGAGCTAGAAGGCTGccaaggaggggaagagagatgAGGTCAGAAAGGCAGGCAGGGGCCACAGGAGGTTGGGTTTGGCTTCGGGGTCTGCCATGATGTTTGCATTTCAGACCAGGAGCTGTGGGAAGCCTCTGTGGGGTTTAAGACAGAGAGAGGCCTGCTCTGCTTTAGGCTTATAATGGGTCACTGGGGTCTCTGGGTGAGAATGGATTGTAATCAGGGGAAAGGGCAATGGGAGAAGCAAGGTGGCTGGTTGGAAGGGTGACGCTTGACGTAGTTTAGAGGAAGGTGGTGACTGGGACCAGGAGGTGGCGGCCAAGATGGAGACAAGTGAGTGGATTTGGAATTCATTCTGGAGGCTGCCGGGCAGGGCCTGCTGGTGATCTGGACCCagggagtggaggacagagaagagtTAACATCCGTTCCCGAGCTTTTAGCTGGAACGACTGGGCGGACGCTGGCACTGCccagggagatgcaggagacaaggcgTGAGAGGCCTGGAGAGGAGGGAGGCCTCCCCTTGGCTGTCGAGGCTGAGGCTGGGATCTATGGCAGGGGCAGCAGCTGCAGAAGAACCTGGAGAGCGTCACCCGAGAGCGGGACGAGCTGCAGGAGGGCCTGAGACGGAGCAATGAGGACTGCGCCAAGCAGGTGGGTTCAGCTCCAGCCCCGAGGGGCCTCTACTCCTGGCCTCCTGGCCCCGCCTCACCCTTGCCCCCCCCCTCCACCCACAGATGCAAGTCCTCCTGGCTCAGGTCCAGAACTCAGAGCAGCTGCTGCGGACCCTGCAGGGAACCGTGAGCCAGGCGCAGGAGCGTGTTCAGCTGCAGATGGTGAGGGCtggggggccggggccggggggcggggcaggAGAGGAGTGGGAGGGGAATTGGTTGAGGCCCACGTGGAAGGTCGAGACACCTGTCCTACTGCCCTCCCCAACCCCGATCTGCTCTGGCTTCGCCCTGGAGTTGGTGCCAGGCAGATAAAAGGGCTTCCAGGTACTGAATTCAGACAGAGCCCCCCACACACTCAACTCCGTGATCTTTAAGCTAATCCCACAAGCCCAGAGCCTCAGCCTTGATGCCTTGAAATTGAGATAATGGGTCCTAGCTTGCAGAGTCATGAGGATGAAAAGCAGAGATTGCAAAATCGGATGCTTCTCAAGACGAGACGAGAGGCAAATGATTGAATGGGGCCAGGTGTATGGCCAGAAGGAGCAGCAGGCAGAGAACTCTGCTGACCGCGGCACGTGGGAATTCAGGCTTCATGCTGCCtggttttctcatttgttaaGAGAAGCCGGATCCAGATATTTATGTGTAGTCTCCCAGGTtttaaagttgttgttcagtcattcaatcatgtccgactctttgcaaccccatggactgcagcacggcaggcttccctgtccttcattgtctcctggagtttactcaaactcacatccatggaGTCGGtaattccatccaaccatctcatcctctgtcatccccttctcctcctgccttcagtctttcccagcatcagggtcttttttccaatgagtggaaaagctcttcgcatcaggtggccaaagtattggagcttcagcttcatcatcagtccttccaatgaatatccagggacCACATAAGACAACCGATGTGGCCTGTGGCtgccactgtgtgaccttgaagtCATCGAGGGGGCTATAGAAAGAGCTTAAGggtcttcctggtggtccagtggttaggactccatgcttccactgcagggggcccggtTCCATCcgtgcttggggaactaagatccctcaagcaaacaaggaaaaaaaacaatgagCTTGGGAGCCAAAGACACTTACTCAAGggtgtttcttcctttctcagctgagAAGGAGGGCGTGGGCTTCCTGGTTCTCCTTCCAGTGTCTGGGAGGAGGGCTCAGGGTCTGGCCTCACAGGAGATGCCCGTCCCCTCACCGCCTTGTCCTGACTGTCCACCCCCAGGCGGAGCTGGCCACCTCCCACAAGTGCCTGAGCCATGAGGTAAAGCGCCTGACGGAGGAGAACCAAGGGCTCCGCGCTGAGCAGCCGCCGTCTTCAGCCCCCCGGGGCCTAGAGCAGGATGAGGGCGGGGAGGAGTTGCTGCCCAGCTCGCTGCCGGTAAGGGGGGTGCGGGCCCTTCCTCTCCACCCGCAGCAAAGCACTGGCCTGGGGCCACAGGACTCAGGGCCGGGGCCACGGGACTCAGGGCCAGACCCAGGCTGCTGTATCAGCTGCATCACCATGGTCAAGTCATGTGGCTTTgctaagactcagtttcctcctctgcaaaatgggacTACAACCCCTCCCAGCATTGGCATGGAGAGAAAAGGAGCTCACAGAGCCCTTGACatgaagaggggcttccctggtggttcagaaggtaaagaatctgcccgtagtgcaggcaggctacagtccatggagtcgcaaagggtcagacacgactgagcgactcacactttcactttgacacaAAGGAAGCAGTCATTTGGcttgttgtttttactttatcAATTCTTTTGGCCTCACGGagcatgcctgtgtgctaagtcacttcagtcacgtccagctcgtTAGGACACTATGGGCTGTAACTCAGTAGgcccttctgttcatgggattctccaggcatgaatactggagtgggttgccatgccctcctccaagggatcttcctgtctcagggatcaaactgatgtctcttaggtctcctgcactggcaggagagttctttaccattagtgtcacctgggaatcactgcacagcatgcgggatcttaattccccacccagagattgaacctacgccccctgcggtggaagcacTGCTTCTGAagccctggactgccagggaagtccctacttatTTTTAAGTGGCAGGAGATCCACAAAATTGAATTCATCGGCATCTTGGGTTCATTGAAAGCTATTGTCATTGATCCGTGAATGGCCTCCGTCCGTCAATTGACTTCATTAAGAGTATGAAGATCACCTGGAACCCTTGCCCACCCTGAGAACTCTGACTGACATCTCCTTACGTGCGACCCCCCCCTACATTCCTTGGCTCTGCTTCTGCCATCCCCAACTTTATCATTCCTTTGCCCTTCTTTGGtgtcatttttattattggaTTGGCCTAAAGAGTCGTTCCGGTTTTTCCATAACAGCGCCCAGAAAAACCCGAAtgaatgttttggccaacccaacacatACACACGTCTGCCTAAACTGTGGAGTGCTCATAACTTTAGTTGTTTTTGAGCATTACAAGAACTCCAAATCTTCCTCTGGGTAGTCTGGAACTTGCATCAGCTCCACTCCCGAGGGTCCTCCTCCCCGGGCTTGTGCTGCAGGAAGCAGCCATCCAAGAGTGTGTGTGTCCACCCTCCCCACCATCCCCCTCGAGTCCCTGGCCCCCAGGgcctctgcccccctcccccccacacacacaccaccctgcAACCAGCCTGTGACTTGCTTCCTCCCAGGAGCTGCAGCAGCTGGTGCGCCGCACGCAGCAGGAGGCGTGGGCCCGCCAGCAGGCCCAGGAGCACGAGGCGGAGAGGCTGCGGATTGAGATCGTGACTCTGCGGGAGGCGCTGGACGAGGAGAGGGCGGCGAGGGCCAGCCTGGAGGGGCAGCTGAGGGTGCAGCGGGAGGAGACAGGTGAGAGGGAGGGTACCAGCTCCCACGAGGAACGCCCCTGCCTGGGCTCTGGGAGGGGTGAGGGTGCAGGGCGAGAAGGATGAGCCTTGCTTGacctgtctttctttccttcccacaCAGAAGTGTTAGAAGGTGAGTATGGGCAGGAGCCTGTCCCCGGCCGGCCGGGAGGGGAAGGAGCGAGGGTGTGGTCCTGATGTCTTGGCCTTGCCTGACTCCCCAGCCTCCCTGTGCAGCTTGAGGATTGAGATGGAGCGTGTCCAGGAGGAACAGAGCAAGGTGAGGCAGGACTCGGGTAAGGCCGGGGTGATGGGGGAGGCTGGCAGCACGGACAAGACCCTCACCGGTCCCTGCTGCCCTTTATGTCTCCCTCAGGCCAAGTGGCAGGAGGTCCTCAGGCCGCCACAGGGCTCGGGCCGCACAGAAGAGGTCAGGATCGGGGTGGTACTGAAGGGGTAACCCCATCCAGACTTCCCATCCAAGACCCCAGCTCTATGTCCTGTGCCCCCCAGGCCCAGCTCACAGACCTGCTCTCGGAGCAGCGGGCAAAGATGCTGCGGCTGCAGGCGGAGCTGGAGACCAGTGAGCAGGTGCAGCGGGATTTCGTACGACTGTCCCAGGCCCTGCAGGTATGGTGTGTCCCTTCCCCACCGGGCTGGCGTGACTCCCGGCGACTTGTCCTAGGTCTCACAAGGACAAGCCCCCAGCTAGAGGAGTCTTCTTCCTCCCCCTGGGGCTGGCACGGCCCTTTCCTCTGAGCTGTTGCTCAAAAAACACTGGCGATCTCGTGTGTCTGTGTTTCTCGGTCACGCGAAGCCCgtggcccagggcctggcatgTGGGCATGCTTATCACGTCAGTCCCGCCTGCCCCTGCCCGCCCCTCCTCGGCCTGCTGTCTGAGGACCCGCTTCTTCCCTTGAAGCCAGTTTCACTgtgggttgggggaggaggagtCCTGAGCCTTTGCCCCTCGTGGGATGGGGGGGCGGCTGCCTCCAGCGGGGTGGAGGCTGCATTTTCCCACGGAGGGCCCTCTGCCTCCTGTGCCGCCCCCACAGGTGCGTCTGGAACGGATCCGCCAGGCAGAGAGCCTGGAGCAGGTGCGCGGCATCATAGACGAGGCGCCCCTTCGGGACGTCAGGGACATCAAGGACACCTGAGGGGCCGGCGCCTACCCACCCTGGGGGAGACTGCCTTTCTCCCCTCCTGAACTGTGAGGCTGAGGCTTGCGGGGGGTGGTCTCAGGATGGAGTCGTCACCCTCTCCAAGGCCGGGGTTGAGGTGATGGGGCCGCCGCTGCCCCGTCTCCTGCAGCGCTCCTCCCACAGAGGCTGGGCCTTCTGCTTCCAAAGATAACACCCGGGCGAGGGTCCCAGGCCCCTCCATGAGCCAGTGGGGTGGCTCAGCCCTGCGGCTTTCTGGCTGCCATGCTGCCTCCTGGGTTCCAATCCTCCTGCTCCTGCCGCCACCCAGACTAACAGCCACACCCGTCACCTCGCGTCCCCTGCCCCCAGGGACGGCTGCGAGTGGTGGCCGGGAGCCTT
This genomic window contains:
- the RABEP2 gene encoding rab GTPase-binding effector protein 2 isoform X1 → MAAAAPAAAGEDGRRRLPGAAMDIQPQEGAKVEAESGELVRLRAELAGALAEMETMKAVAEVSESTKAEAVAAVQRQCQEEVASLQAILKDSISSYEAQITSLKQERQQQQQDCEEKERELGRLKQLLSRAHPLDSLEKQMEKAHEDSEKLREIVLPMEQEIEELKAKLLRAEELIQEIQRRPRHPPSLHGSTELLLSRDPSPPLEPLEELSEDGGPAAEAFAHNCDDSASISSFSLGVGASGSASLPRSRQGLSPEQEETASLVSTGTLVPEGIYLPPPGYQLVPDNQWEQLQLEGQQLQKNLESVTRERDELQEGLRRSNEDCAKQMQVLLAQVQNSEQLLRTLQGTVSQAQERVQLQMAELATSHKCLSHEVKRLTEENQGLRAEQPPSSAPRGLEQDEGGEELLPSSLPELQQLVRRTQQEAWARQQAQEHEAERLRIEIVTLREALDEERAARASLEGQLRVQREETEVLEASLCSLRIEMERVQEEQSKAKWQEVLRPPQGSGRTEEAQLTDLLSEQRAKMLRLQAELETSEQVQRDFVRLSQALQVRLERIRQAESLEQVRGIIDEAPLRDVRDIKDT
- the RABEP2 gene encoding rab GTPase-binding effector protein 2 isoform X2, with protein sequence MAAAAPAAAGEDGRRRLPGAAMDIQPQEGAKVEAESGELVRLRAELAGALAEMETMKAVAEVSESTKAEAVAAVQRQCQEEVASLQAILKDSISSYEAQITSLKQERQQQQQDCEEKERELGRLKQLLSRAHPLDSLEKQMEKAHEDSEKLREIVLPMEQEIEELKAKLLRAEELIQEIQRRPRHPPSLHGSTELLLSRDPSPPLEPLEELSEDGGPAAEAFAHNCDDSASISSFSLGVGASGSASLPRSRQGLSPEQEETASLVSTGTLVPEGIYLPPPGYQLVPDNQWEQLQLEGQQLQKNLESVTRERDELQEGLRRSNEDCAKQMQVLLAQVQNSEQLLRTLQGTVSQAQERVQLQMAELATSHKCLSHEVKRLTEENQGLRAEQPPSSAPRGLEQDEGGEELLPSSLPELQQLVRRTQQEAWARQQAQEHEAERLRIEIVTLREALDEERAARASLEGQLRVQREETEVLEASLCSLRIEMERVQEEQSKAQLTDLLSEQRAKMLRLQAELETSEQVQRDFVRLSQALQVRLERIRQAESLEQVRGIIDEAPLRDVRDIKDT